In Coriobacteriaceae bacterium, a single window of DNA contains:
- the atpG gene encoding ATP synthase F1 subunit gamma: protein MANLRDIKKRISSVTTTKQITRTMEMVSTAKIRRALDRSKQAEPYKEALTDVMLTVAGDASCSGTDPMLQKHESVKHGLIVVIASDRGLAGGFNTTVERTAEKLAASWANDGIECEIIACGRKPVTYFRDRANVVMHFEGNSSEPDFNQARMISSHICDAYRAGELDRVELVYHHAKNRVDQELRVEHLLPLDPEMIAMAHGPRKNETDAPKRISSTFEFVPSPEHVLGKLVPSYILTVIYQALIDSAAAEQGARRKAMHSATENATAIISTLTRTYSRVRQASITTEINEIVGGASALEEQ, encoded by the coding sequence ATGGCCAACCTTCGCGACATTAAGAAGCGAATCTCCTCGGTTACCACGACCAAGCAGATCACGCGCACGATGGAGATGGTCTCTACGGCCAAGATCCGTCGTGCCCTCGATCGCTCCAAGCAGGCCGAGCCCTATAAGGAGGCGCTGACCGACGTCATGTTGACGGTCGCCGGCGACGCCTCCTGCTCGGGCACCGATCCCATGCTACAGAAGCATGAGAGCGTCAAGCATGGCCTGATTGTCGTTATTGCCTCGGACCGCGGCCTTGCCGGCGGTTTCAATACGACGGTGGAGCGCACGGCCGAAAAGCTCGCCGCTTCTTGGGCGAACGATGGCATCGAGTGCGAGATCATTGCGTGTGGACGTAAGCCGGTCACGTATTTCCGCGACCGCGCAAACGTCGTCATGCACTTTGAGGGCAATTCCTCCGAGCCCGATTTTAATCAGGCTCGCATGATTTCCTCTCATATCTGCGATGCGTATCGTGCCGGCGAGCTTGACCGCGTCGAGCTTGTCTACCACCACGCCAAGAACCGCGTGGATCAGGAGCTTCGCGTCGAGCACTTGCTGCCGCTCGATCCCGAGATGATCGCTATGGCCCACGGTCCGCGTAAGAACGAGACCGACGCCCCTAAGCGCATCTCGTCCACGTTCGAGTTCGTGCCCTCTCCCGAGCATGTTCTCGGCAAGCTTGTACCGTCGTATATCCTGACGGTCATCTACCAGGCCCTGATCGATTCGGCGGCTGCCGAGCAGGGTGCACGCCGCAAGGCCATGCACTCCGCGACGGAAAACGCCACCGCGATCATCTCGACCCTTACCCGCACGTATAGTCGCGTGCGCCAGGCTTCGATCACGACCGAGATTAACGAGATCGTCGGCGGAGCCTCAGCATTGGAGGAACAGTAA
- the atpA gene encoding F0F1 ATP synthase subunit alpha, which produces MSETLNAQDIAKKLQEQLTSLSATVDTHEVSTVDEVGDGIARVTGLKSAMAGELLEFKSSDTGETVFGLAQNLDRDEVGAVLFGAVDSIKEGDECRTTGRIMDIPVSRAMLGRVVNPLGQPIDGLGDIVATHRRPIEFKAPGVIDRTPVCEPVQTGLLAIDSMVPIGRGQRELIIGDRKTGKTAIAIDAILNQRGKGMVCIYVAIGQKASTVANIRETLAQHGALDYTIIVSATAADSAPMQYIAPMAGAAIGEFFMYNGEDGKPASETNPGGHVLVIYDDLSKQAVAYRQMSLTLHRPPGREAYPGDIFYLHSRLLERAVKMSKKNGYGSMTALPIIETQDGDVSAYIPTNVISITDGQIYLQSELFFQGQRPAVDVGISVSRVGGDAQTKAMKQVAGNLRLDLASYQELAGFTQFGSDLDEATQKQLTHGARMTELLKQPRYKPFEVGEQIAVLFAGNEGFLDDLEIADVLPFRAELIEYLDNGFGSLLDKVRAKKIDDDTKAELLRVIGDFKQQFMAKHHADTTGSEEN; this is translated from the coding sequence ATGTCCGAAACCCTCAATGCCCAGGATATCGCCAAGAAACTGCAGGAGCAGCTCACGAGCCTCTCCGCGACGGTCGATACGCATGAGGTTTCAACGGTCGACGAGGTAGGCGACGGCATCGCGCGCGTCACTGGCCTCAAGAGCGCCATGGCAGGCGAGCTTCTGGAGTTCAAGAGCTCCGATACCGGTGAGACCGTCTTCGGCCTTGCCCAGAACCTTGACCGTGACGAGGTCGGCGCCGTTCTGTTTGGTGCCGTCGACTCCATCAAGGAAGGCGACGAGTGCCGCACCACTGGCCGCATTATGGATATCCCCGTGAGCCGTGCCATGCTCGGCCGCGTCGTCAATCCGCTCGGCCAGCCCATCGACGGTTTGGGTGACATTGTCGCCACGCACCGCCGCCCTATCGAGTTCAAGGCCCCCGGCGTCATCGACCGTACCCCGGTGTGCGAGCCGGTTCAGACCGGTCTGCTCGCCATCGACTCCATGGTGCCTATCGGCCGCGGCCAGCGCGAGCTTATCATCGGCGACCGTAAGACCGGTAAGACCGCCATTGCCATCGACGCTATCCTCAATCAGCGCGGCAAGGGCATGGTCTGCATCTATGTCGCCATCGGCCAGAAGGCTTCCACGGTTGCCAACATCCGCGAGACCCTCGCTCAGCACGGTGCGCTCGACTACACCATTATCGTTTCGGCCACCGCTGCCGATTCCGCCCCTATGCAGTACATCGCGCCTATGGCCGGTGCCGCTATCGGCGAGTTCTTCATGTACAACGGCGAGGACGGCAAGCCCGCCAGCGAGACCAACCCCGGCGGCCACGTGCTCGTCATCTACGACGACCTGTCCAAGCAGGCTGTGGCCTACCGTCAGATGTCGCTGACGCTGCATCGTCCGCCCGGACGCGAGGCCTATCCTGGCGACATCTTCTACCTGCACTCTCGTCTGCTCGAGCGTGCCGTCAAGATGTCCAAGAAGAACGGTTACGGCTCCATGACGGCTCTGCCGATCATCGAGACCCAGGACGGCGACGTCTCGGCCTACATTCCGACCAACGTCATTTCCATTACCGATGGTCAGATCTACCTGCAGTCCGAGCTCTTCTTCCAGGGCCAGCGCCCGGCAGTCGACGTGGGTATCTCCGTGTCCCGCGTCGGTGGCGACGCACAGACCAAGGCCATGAAGCAGGTTGCCGGCAATCTTCGTCTTGACCTCGCTTCGTACCAGGAGCTCGCCGGCTTTACGCAGTTCGGCTCCGACCTCGACGAGGCCACGCAAAAGCAGCTTACCCACGGCGCTCGCATGACTGAGCTCCTTAAGCAGCCGCGCTACAAGCCGTTTGAGGTTGGCGAGCAGATTGCAGTTCTGTTTGCAGGCAACGAGGGCTTCCTGGACGACCTGGAGATCGCCGACGTGCTGCCTTTCCGCGCTGAGCTTATCGAGTACCTGGACAACGGCTTTGGCTCGCTGCTCGATAAGGTTCGCGCCAAGAAGATCGACGATGACACCAAGGCTGAGCTTCTGCGCGTTATCGGTGACTTCAAGCAGCAGTTCATGGCCAAGCACCATGCCGATACGACTGGATCAGAGGAGAACTAA
- a CDS encoding F0F1 ATP synthase subunit delta: MPTSRYQDKVLETYARSLLEAAKAENHVFEDLEMIERLASASPEIIAVLDTMSKRDQLDLLPKVAAAFKYVAEEDEDVVGVTVTTAIPLDDELRQTITKKCEQDFGRKVFLIEQVDPSIVGGLVLEARGERRDISVKTQLRIAQETLANSANSYGGEA, encoded by the coding sequence ATGCCGACTAGCCGCTATCAGGACAAGGTGCTCGAGACCTACGCGCGCTCCCTTCTGGAAGCCGCCAAGGCCGAGAACCATGTGTTCGAGGACCTCGAGATGATCGAGCGCCTGGCTTCCGCCAGCCCCGAGATCATCGCCGTGCTCGACACCATGTCCAAGCGCGACCAGCTCGACCTTCTTCCCAAGGTGGCAGCTGCCTTTAAGTATGTTGCCGAGGAAGACGAGGATGTAGTGGGCGTGACCGTCACCACGGCGATCCCGCTCGACGACGAGCTGCGTCAAACCATCACTAAGAAATGCGAGCAGGACTTCGGCCGCAAGGTATTCCTTATCGAGCAGGTCGACCCGTCTATCGTGGGCGGCCTGGTGCTCGAGGCTCGCGGCGAGCGTCGTGACATTTCCGTCAAGACGCAGCTGCGCATCGCACAGGAGACCCTCGCAAACTCTGCTAATTCGTACGGAGGTGAAGCCTAA
- the atpF gene encoding F0F1 ATP synthase subunit B produces MNLSSQKSAIALSASAAALLMPVSAFAEDGAAGADILIPKMAEFIPALIAFLIIWIVLAKVALPGIMKTMEERGKKIEESLDEAEKTKQEAIAKRAESDSIVTDARRQAADIVLEARKDAESERARIIEAAHKEAEEIIAKAHTTVEDERKSIYAGAASSIADLSVAVATKIVGEALEDEAGQKKLIERYIQEAGSLNAD; encoded by the coding sequence ATGAATCTTTCATCCCAGAAGAGCGCGATCGCACTCTCCGCGTCCGCGGCCGCGCTGCTCATGCCGGTTTCCGCGTTCGCCGAGGACGGCGCCGCCGGTGCGGACATCCTCATCCCTAAGATGGCGGAGTTCATCCCGGCGCTTATCGCCTTCCTGATCATCTGGATCGTGCTGGCCAAGGTCGCCCTGCCGGGCATCATGAAAACCATGGAGGAGCGCGGCAAGAAGATCGAGGAGAGCCTCGACGAGGCCGAGAAGACCAAGCAGGAGGCTATCGCCAAGCGTGCTGAGTCCGACTCGATCGTCACCGACGCCCGTCGTCAGGCTGCCGACATCGTTCTCGAGGCCCGTAAGGACGCCGAGTCCGAGCGCGCCCGTATCATCGAGGCTGCTCACAAGGAGGCCGAGGAGATCATCGCCAAGGCCCATACGACCGTCGAGGACGAGCGCAAGTCCATCTACGCCGGTGCCGCGAGCTCCATCGCCGACCTGTCCGTTGCCGTCGCCACCAAGATCGTGGGCGAGGCACTCGAGGACGAGGCCGGGCAGAAGAAGCTCATCGAGCGCTACATCCAGGAAGCAGGTAGCCTGAATGCCGACTAG
- a CDS encoding ATPase translates to MGVIGYGLGVIGAGLAIGLSALGATGAMARQPEVQGRVFTVFIMGSAFGEALALIGFVVALIVK, encoded by the coding sequence GTGGGAGTTATCGGTTACGGTCTCGGTGTTATCGGCGCTGGTCTTGCTATCGGCCTGTCTGCTCTGGGTGCTACGGGTGCTATGGCCCGTCAGCCTGAGGTCCAGGGCCGCGTGTTCACCGTCTTCATCATGGGCTCCGCCTTCGGCGAGGCTCTGGCTCTGATCGGCTTCGTTGTCGCGCTGATCGTTAAATAG
- the atpB gene encoding F0F1 ATP synthase subunit A gives MEIFEKLPDEINHLVSEFSSTPVVGDLSCGITQYSFWLIVSTIVLLIVLAVFKKKQTLVPKGFFVNGFEYIIEYVENDIGKGVVGENWKKHFPFLCSLFLFILINNMIGLIPGMKPGTGAIGSTAALAIFAFVYFIYYGCKAHGVIGYIKSLAPQGVSFPMNVLVWVVELFSTFLRLITLAVRLFCNMFAGHVVMGSFAIMASMFMQPLLQQVSAAHAVGALPSLAWLAILILIYAIELVVGAIQAYVFTVLTAVYVSEAEEVAEEE, from the coding sequence GTGGAAATTTTTGAAAAGCTGCCTGATGAGATTAATCATCTGGTCAGCGAGTTCAGCTCCACCCCCGTCGTGGGCGATCTAAGCTGCGGCATCACGCAGTACTCGTTTTGGCTGATCGTCTCCACGATCGTGCTCCTGATCGTCCTGGCCGTGTTCAAGAAGAAGCAGACCTTGGTTCCCAAGGGCTTCTTCGTCAACGGTTTCGAGTACATCATCGAGTACGTCGAGAACGATATCGGCAAGGGCGTCGTGGGTGAGAACTGGAAGAAGCACTTCCCGTTCCTGTGCTCGCTTTTCCTGTTCATCCTGATCAATAACATGATCGGCCTGATTCCGGGAATGAAGCCCGGCACCGGCGCAATCGGCTCCACCGCCGCGCTCGCCATCTTCGCCTTCGTGTACTTCATCTACTACGGATGCAAGGCTCACGGCGTGATCGGCTACATCAAGAGCCTCGCCCCGCAGGGCGTGAGCTTCCCGATGAACGTGCTTGTGTGGGTCGTCGAGCTTTTCTCGACCTTCCTGCGCCTCATCACGCTCGCCGTCCGTCTGTTCTGCAACATGTTCGCAGGACACGTGGTCATGGGCTCGTTCGCCATCATGGCGAGCATGTTCATGCAGCCGCTGCTTCAGCAGGTTTCCGCGGCCCACGCCGTCGGTGCCCTGCCTTCGCTGGCCTGGCTTGCCATCCTCATCCTGATCTATGCGATCGAGCTTGTGGTCGGCGCCATCCAGGCTTACGTCTTCACGGTCCTTACCGCCGTGTACGTCTCCGAGGCAGAGGAGGTCGCGGAGGAGGAGTAG
- the upp gene encoding uracil phosphoribosyltransferase — protein MTVTYDASRVTLVDHPLVQHKLSILRDKSTGTNQFRQLVRELALFDGYEAMRDLPMEDVEVETPITTATFKQLAGKKLAIVPILRAGLGMVDGILDLVPSARVGHIGMERDEVTHEPHEYYCKMPRDIDQRICLVVDPMLATGGSAEMAIGYLRERGVKDIRMLCIVAAPEGLKSLTEKDPDVHIYTCAIDDHLNEAAYIVPGLGDAGDRIYGTL, from the coding sequence ATGACCGTTACCTACGATGCGTCCCGCGTGACGCTTGTCGACCATCCGCTCGTCCAGCACAAGTTGTCGATCCTGCGCGATAAGTCGACCGGCACCAACCAGTTCCGCCAGCTCGTGCGCGAGCTCGCGCTTTTTGACGGCTACGAGGCCATGCGCGACCTGCCCATGGAGGATGTCGAAGTCGAGACTCCCATCACCACTGCCACGTTTAAGCAGCTTGCCGGCAAGAAGCTCGCCATCGTCCCCATTCTGCGCGCGGGCCTTGGCATGGTCGACGGCATCCTCGACCTGGTGCCCTCTGCCCGCGTGGGCCACATTGGCATGGAGCGCGACGAGGTCACCCACGAGCCGCATGAGTATTACTGCAAGATGCCCAGGGATATCGACCAACGTATCTGCCTGGTCGTCGATCCCATGCTCGCCACGGGCGGTTCTGCCGAGATGGCTATCGGCTATCTGCGCGAGCGCGGTGTCAAGGACATTCGCATGCTGTGCATCGTCGCGGCCCCCGAGGGCCTCAAGTCGCTGACCGAGAAAGACCCCGACGTGCATATCTATACCTGCGCCATTGACGACCACCTCAACGAGGCCGCCTACATCGTCCCCGGCCTGGGCGATGCCGGCGACCGCATCTACGGCACGCTGTAG
- the glpK gene encoding glycerol kinase GlpK translates to MSLNLGSLGMEDASFNFGGSYIMALDCGTTSVLATIVDEYGCIVAQARRSVKTSFPRPGWVEQDPTEVLASQIGVMMEVQFKSGIHSDRIAAIGISNQRETTVVWDRVSGQPIYNAIVWQCRRTASTIDKLAEQGREELVRSRTGLTLDPYFSASKVQWILDNVDGARESAAAGDLMFGTIDTWLIYNLTGGQTFATDYTNASRTALFNIHTLDWDDDLLALFDIPRAMMPEVRWSAGDYGRVASDIMTNMPPIMGVAGDQQASLFGHCCFHPGQTKNTYGTGCFMLMNTGDEIVESKNGLVSTIGIAADGKVSYALEGSIFAAGSTMNWLRDNMGVISNVSESARLASSIGDNEGCYFVPAFAGLGAPWWDAHARGIVCGLTGASTRATIVRAACESMAYQSYDVLRAMEQDVGLSIERLSVDGGASRNEFIMQFQADLLDIPVLQCETVETTAIGAAYLAGLAVGYWEDLEELEQNAQIVKTFHPHMSVERRERNLDGWHDAVRRSLSTTQ, encoded by the coding sequence ATGTCGTTGAATCTGGGCAGCCTGGGCATGGAAGATGCCTCGTTTAACTTTGGCGGTTCCTACATCATGGCGCTCGACTGCGGCACCACCTCGGTGCTCGCGACCATCGTCGACGAGTACGGCTGCATTGTCGCCCAGGCACGTCGTAGCGTCAAAACCAGCTTCCCGCGCCCCGGCTGGGTGGAGCAGGATCCCACGGAGGTGCTTGCCAGCCAGATCGGCGTGATGATGGAGGTCCAGTTTAAGAGCGGCATCCATTCCGATCGCATCGCCGCCATCGGTATCTCCAACCAGCGCGAGACCACGGTGGTGTGGGACCGCGTGAGTGGCCAGCCTATCTACAACGCCATCGTGTGGCAGTGTCGCCGCACCGCCTCGACAATCGATAAACTGGCCGAGCAGGGCCGCGAGGAGCTGGTGCGTTCCCGCACCGGCCTTACGCTCGACCCGTATTTCTCGGCCTCCAAGGTGCAGTGGATTCTCGACAACGTCGACGGCGCGCGCGAGAGCGCGGCAGCGGGCGACCTCATGTTTGGCACCATCGATACCTGGCTCATCTATAACCTCACCGGCGGCCAAACCTTCGCCACCGACTACACCAACGCCAGCCGCACGGCGCTCTTCAATATTCATACGCTGGACTGGGACGATGACCTGCTGGCTCTCTTCGACATCCCGCGTGCCATGATGCCCGAGGTCCGTTGGAGCGCCGGTGACTACGGCCGCGTAGCGAGCGACATCATGACCAACATGCCGCCCATCATGGGTGTGGCGGGCGACCAGCAGGCGTCGCTGTTCGGTCACTGCTGCTTCCATCCCGGCCAGACCAAAAACACCTATGGCACGGGCTGCTTTATGCTCATGAATACCGGCGACGAGATCGTCGAATCCAAGAATGGCCTGGTCTCCACCATCGGTATCGCTGCGGACGGCAAGGTCAGCTATGCGCTCGAGGGCTCTATTTTTGCCGCCGGCTCAACGATGAACTGGCTGCGCGACAACATGGGCGTTATCTCCAACGTATCCGAATCGGCACGGCTCGCCTCCTCGATCGGCGATAACGAGGGATGCTACTTTGTCCCCGCTTTTGCGGGCTTGGGTGCACCTTGGTGGGACGCGCACGCCCGCGGCATCGTATGCGGTCTGACTGGAGCTTCGACTCGAGCGACCATCGTGCGCGCCGCTTGCGAGTCCATGGCCTATCAGAGCTATGACGTGCTGCGTGCCATGGAGCAGGATGTGGGTCTTTCGATTGAGCGCCTGTCCGTCGATGGCGGTGCCTCGCGCAACGAGTTCATCATGCAGTTCCAGGCAGACTTGCTGGATATCCCTGTACTGCAATGCGAGACGGTGGAGACCACGGCAATCGGTGCCGCGTACTTGGCGGGTCTTGCGGTTGGGTATTGGGAGGATCTGGAGGAGCTGGAGCAAAACGCCCAGATCGTCAAGACGTTCCATCCCCATATGTCCGTTGAGCGTCGCGAGCGCAACCTGGACGGTTGGCACGATGCGGTCAGGCGTTCGCTCAGCACCACTCAGTAG
- a CDS encoding L-threonylcarbamoyladenylate synthase, producing MQTVYRVFEGTREPHRLAVERTAELLGRGGLALIPTETVYGVAVAVNVFSDAVPQDTSEPLPWPRDPQVTVNGAAVPALGTGYRRIFTLKQRELTQTVAWLVDDAEALDRYGVDIPHEARVLARRCWPGALTIVVKAAPCVPTFMRAADDTVALRASASPVVQALIRACGSPLACTSANTHGTPAPASFADVEDRILEGVDLAVDAGETPCRDASTIVTFKHGELQILRQGALPASEIERVLSDPMQ from the coding sequence ATGCAGACGGTCTATCGGGTATTCGAGGGAACGCGTGAGCCGCATCGGCTCGCCGTCGAGCGTACGGCCGAGCTACTCGGTCGCGGTGGCCTGGCGCTTATTCCAACCGAGACGGTCTACGGTGTCGCCGTGGCAGTCAACGTCTTCTCGGATGCCGTTCCACAAGATACAAGTGAACCTCTGCCGTGGCCGCGCGATCCGCAGGTCACCGTCAACGGCGCCGCGGTCCCCGCACTCGGTACCGGCTATCGTCGTATCTTTACCCTCAAGCAGCGCGAGCTCACGCAAACGGTCGCCTGGCTGGTTGATGATGCCGAGGCACTCGATCGCTATGGCGTGGATATCCCTCATGAGGCCCGCGTGCTCGCCCGACGATGCTGGCCGGGTGCCCTGACTATCGTGGTCAAGGCGGCCCCCTGCGTGCCGACCTTTATGCGCGCCGCCGACGACACGGTGGCACTTCGCGCTTCGGCCTCGCCCGTGGTGCAAGCGCTCATCCGCGCCTGCGGCAGCCCTCTTGCCTGCACCAGCGCCAATACGCATGGCACGCCCGCGCCGGCAAGCTTTGCCGACGTTGAGGACCGTATTCTGGAGGGGGTTGATCTGGCCGTCGACGCGGGCGAGACCCCGTGCCGCGACGCTTCGACCATCGTGACGTTTAAGCATGGCGAGCTTCAGATCCTGCGCCAAGGCGCACTTCCCGCATCAGAGATCGAGCGGGTTCTGTCCGACCCGATGCAATAG